The segment TAAAATGTGAAAAGCTTGATGACTCAGATACTGGGTTGGGATTATGAATCTCTTTAGCTCTTCTCCAACGCAAACAGCCAAGTACCCTTTTGGGACAACATTGCTTGATGCTTGAGAACCTGGGTTATCTGATAAAGATAGTGTCCTCTTCAGAAACTTGATGCTTTTAGTCCcattgttgttattgttgttgttgatggcacttgtttttgatgaatttgcAAGCTTTCTCCATTTCTTGAGGATCTGTAGAAGCTTAACTATGTCTCTGATCTTGTCAGACTTCTTGGACTCCATGGCTTGAATACTTTGATGCCTCTCTTCTTCACAAGTGGTTGCTGTTAATGTCAATGGCAATAGGGTGATTGTGAGTACATTTTATAAAGAGGTTGGGCTGTTAGGGTTTTCAGAGTATTTTACTattaaaggaaaaggaaaacCATGAGCGGAGGAGGTTTGATTGAGTGGGTACTTCTCCTAGTTCCATAAATTGTCAGTTTCAGAGCTTAAAaatctcactctctctctctctctctctctctctctttaatgACCAATAATGACACTTACTGAGATTCTGATCTGTTAATGTGACTGTTTTAGTTTCCAAAGCAAACCGCCCCAACAGTCAAGTCAATGTACCTCGTACAATTCAATCGTACTGTTTCTGTATTTTAATATTCATCTTCATGGTTAACTCTGTCTTCAAATCCGGCTTTGAAACCGGATAAACAGAAACTATCACATAATTTAtccagattttttattaattgtttttgagAATGGTTTTCCGGTCATTctcattttagattttataattttttttttccattcaaaATTGTGAACGGCCAATATAATAGAGTTGTTTTTTGGTTAACAAGTAATCTAAAACGTGGAAAGAGTATTCACATCTTAGActttgcattttcttttatttgtctaaaattattaaataaataataggaaaattgaataattttttattattaatctgTCATGGTAGGGAGTCATCTTTGTTTAGTatctcataaaattaaattagctCAAGAAGAGCCAAAGAGGGGTGACTTGGGCAAAGCCTAGGAATGCCAAccaattttgagttaaaattataatagtaattttttttattaattaatttatataaaataatactttatttatttttatgataattttatactgttattaatagattttatcaGCGAGACCAAGCTAATCAGGTGGACCAAAATAACATGGGATCATGTGAAAATGATTACTTGTTGCATTTgactaattattattattattattattattttatcgaAGACAACGTGATCCGCACTTCTTTCTCTTAATTGTTTGAAATCGAGATAACTTTATTTAACAGGGAAATTtgaataattcccaaatttaaAGACCTACCActgcaaaattttaatatcattaatccAACTTTAACGTTacttttttcttgatttccAGGTACCATATTATATTCCGAGCATTCAGTGCTTTACATTTAACTTTGATTTAGACTGAGTTtgaataaaacttaatttaaaaaaccgatttaaatttaaaattgataaactaagattcgaattcaattatttacattAGTCACGTTTATGAAAATAAGTATAATTCTTGATTTGAacttaattcatttaattttaatttgaactcCAATAGCTCGTATCAAAGATTTGAGATTAACTCCAATGGCTTCCCATTCTCAATCAAAAAGATCttctaattgtaattaaaacaaaacataatttgagattaacttaaatttaaaagatcCAATCTGAAATTGATTCAAGATGAACCAACCaaggtttaaatttaaattaaaaaatagttttaaattcgGTCTAAATCAATTCGAactgatttatttataaaaataaatctaatctttagtttaaatttgatttgctTAACCGAAGCTCAAATTTGAACACAAAAAGATTGAAGAGAATTTTACACTAATTGTAAATAATTATGGCATTGATTTCCTTTTTTGAATTTAGCATCAATTAATTGACAATAACAAAATAGGAAGGGCCTAATTTTAAATGCATGGACCTGTGAACTTCAAATGATGAACAGGCTTCCCCAATTTGTTACCAGAATTTGAAATCATATGTGGGCTGGATTTGGCCTGATTAAACCATCAGAATTACAGTTAAATTCAATGCAAAGtgtttagtttgaatcaaacaaacaagtttgagttaaaagatGAAGCTTATCCTCGTAAAATGAGTTAAGTCGAGCTGATCCACGTattgaagtttgaattttgagtCTTAATCCATCAATCTCAAAATAGTTTTTTGAATTCAAGTAAATATTAAAGTAGACTTTATTCAGAGTTAGTCAGAATTGAATTCAATCGTATCTGACATAGAATTTTACTATTAAAGTTTTGACACTGAAAAAACTTATATGACATAATCGTactattcaatcatattttgAAAGAATATTATAAGAGTAACGTTATATttatacacttttaaatatataatcagaTACGcatataatgtatcattatataagtatataataaaatatttaaatatggatatgtgttaattttattaataatatttgttgaGCACTAAACCATAATGCTCAAAAGCTAGACAAATTAGGGCAGCGTCAATggttgtttgttttgtttgttaggTGATGGAGCACTAGAGGCAACATGGTCATATGTGGATCCCATGACATAACCGATAAAACTCATAGCGCTGCTGATCTGTTGGCCACCACTTTCAGCCAACCATACCTTGCTGGCtgctccaccaccaccaccatcgcCGCCACCTCATGAACCATTGTTTCGTTGATTGCATGTctttcaaactttttattttttattgattgatttgcTCTCATGTATACAA is part of the Mangifera indica cultivar Alphonso chromosome 13, CATAS_Mindica_2.1, whole genome shotgun sequence genome and harbors:
- the LOC123194669 gene encoding auxin-responsive protein SAUR71, with product MESKKSDKIRDIVKLLQILKKWRKLANSSKTSAINNNNNNNGTKSIKFLKRTLSLSDNPGSQASSNVVPKGYLAVCVGEELKRFIIPTQYLSHQAFHILLREAEEEFGFQQTGVLRIPCKVSVFQNIVKLMEEKKDTFSEKEGWFNMDDIKSYCSSECPLTPSHHPQNPMCR